The following are encoded in a window of Methylicorpusculum oleiharenae genomic DNA:
- a CDS encoding polysaccharide biosynthesis/export family protein, translating into MQFKPWFFGLVFSLLLVGTTQATAEEAGYEPGTYKVEPGDVLTVSVWKEEGLLQEVLVRPDGGISFPLAGNIQAQGKTLEQIESIISQRLADYIADPVVTVSAKQLFGNKVYVIGKVNKPGEYPINRPTDVMQGLAMAAGMTPFSAVNDIVILRRHADGQQEAIPFRYGDVEDGDDLHQNIVLQPGDVIVVP; encoded by the coding sequence ATGCAGTTTAAGCCGTGGTTTTTTGGGTTGGTTTTTTCGTTGTTGCTGGTTGGCACAACTCAAGCAACAGCAGAGGAAGCGGGGTATGAGCCTGGGACATACAAAGTCGAGCCGGGTGATGTGTTAACTGTTTCCGTTTGGAAAGAAGAGGGTTTGCTGCAAGAAGTTCTCGTCAGGCCGGATGGCGGTATTTCGTTTCCTTTAGCGGGAAACATCCAGGCTCAAGGCAAAACGTTGGAGCAGATCGAATCTATCATCAGTCAGCGGCTGGCTGATTATATTGCCGATCCGGTTGTGACGGTTTCAGCCAAGCAATTGTTTGGTAATAAGGTGTATGTCATTGGTAAAGTCAATAAACCCGGCGAATATCCTATCAACAGACCGACGGATGTGATGCAGGGGTTAGCTATGGCTGCTGGAATGACGCCTTTTTCGGCGGTTAACGACATTGTTATCCTAAGACGCCACGCCGATGGACAACAAGAAGCCATTCCATTCCGTTACGGTGACGTCGAAGATGGAGATGATCTTCATCAAAATATAGTATTGCAACCTGGCGATGTGATTGTCGTACCTTAA
- a CDS encoding ExeA family protein, producing the protein MYQDFFGFKEKPFSLTPDPDFLYLSKQHRTALNMLEYGLHSQAGITVINGEVGSGKTTLVRRILQEIDQDITVGLISNAHNAFGDLLQWVLNAFELDTSATDKASRYQTFVDFLVSEYGQNRRTVLIIDEAQNLDMQTLEELRLLSNINADKYLLLQLILVGQPELLELMQRPELRQLAQRVSVDYRLTPLKYKETLEYIQHRLAVAGGATNVFDKYAMAVIYYYSQGIPRLINTLCDFSLVYGFAEEIQPLTMPLVLDVIRDKLQGGIFPAPEKETNEMSKVRALILQQKNIDIGLLQQDEDEEELKSL; encoded by the coding sequence ATGTATCAAGACTTTTTCGGATTCAAAGAAAAACCGTTTTCACTGACGCCCGATCCTGATTTTTTATATTTGAGCAAACAGCATAGGACAGCACTAAACATGCTCGAATACGGTTTGCACAGTCAGGCCGGTATTACCGTCATCAACGGTGAAGTCGGGTCTGGTAAAACCACGCTGGTCAGACGGATTCTTCAGGAAATAGATCAGGACATTACGGTAGGCCTGATATCAAACGCACACAACGCATTCGGTGATTTACTGCAATGGGTGCTTAATGCGTTCGAGCTCGATACCTCCGCTACCGACAAGGCTTCACGGTATCAGACGTTTGTCGACTTTTTGGTAAGTGAATACGGTCAAAACAGACGTACAGTTCTCATTATTGATGAAGCCCAAAATCTCGACATGCAGACGTTGGAAGAATTGCGGTTACTTTCTAATATAAACGCTGATAAATATCTGTTATTGCAGCTTATTCTGGTAGGGCAGCCGGAACTGCTGGAATTGATGCAGCGGCCCGAATTAAGACAGCTCGCTCAGAGAGTGTCTGTCGACTACCGCTTAACACCCCTAAAATACAAAGAGACGCTTGAATACATCCAGCATCGATTGGCTGTAGCCGGTGGGGCAACAAACGTTTTTGACAAATACGCCATGGCGGTTATTTATTACTACAGCCAGGGTATTCCAAGACTCATCAATACCTTGTGTGATTTTTCACTCGTTTACGGTTTTGCCGAGGAAATTCAGCCCTTGACGATGCCGCTGGTGCTGGATGTCATCAGAGATAAGCTGCAAGGAGGCATATTTCCTGCTCCCGAAAAAGAAACCAACGAAATGTCAAAAGTAAGAGCGCTGATTTTGCAGCAAAAAAATATCGATATTGGCCTGTTGCAACAGGATGAGGACGAAGAGGAATTAAAATCCTTATAG
- the fcl gene encoding GDP-L-fucose synthase encodes MDANINKAVIEKQTKIYVAGHRGLVGSAIVRNLEGKGYTNIVTQTRLELDLMDSAAVNHFYDTEKPEVVIDAAAKVGGIYANNTYPAEFIYSNLCIQNNLIHGAYQAGVKKFVFLGSSCIYPKMAPQPLKEEYLLTGPLEPTNEWYAVAKIAGIKMCQAYRKQYGFDAISLMPTNLYGPGDNFDLQNSHVLPALIRKFHEAKQSNAESVVIWGTGTPMREFLYVDDMADASVYLMENYSDLDIVNVGTGQDVTIRELAETIQKVVGFAGNLEFDTTKPDGTMRKLLDVSKLSAEGWQAKVPLEQGITQLYDWYQKNLA; translated from the coding sequence ATGGACGCGAACATTAATAAAGCGGTTATCGAGAAACAAACCAAAATCTATGTGGCGGGACATCGCGGGTTAGTGGGCTCCGCGATTGTCAGAAATTTGGAAGGTAAAGGCTATACCAATATTGTCACTCAAACCAGGCTTGAGCTGGACCTGATGGACTCAGCCGCAGTGAACCATTTTTATGATACCGAAAAGCCCGAGGTTGTTATTGATGCGGCTGCGAAAGTGGGTGGAATTTATGCCAATAATACGTATCCGGCTGAATTCATTTACAGCAACCTGTGTATCCAAAACAACCTGATCCATGGCGCTTATCAAGCGGGTGTCAAAAAATTTGTATTTTTGGGCTCGTCCTGTATTTATCCCAAAATGGCTCCCCAGCCTCTGAAAGAAGAATATTTGTTGACCGGTCCTTTGGAGCCCACCAACGAATGGTATGCGGTGGCTAAAATTGCGGGCATTAAAATGTGTCAGGCTTACCGCAAACAGTACGGCTTTGATGCGATCAGCCTGATGCCGACCAATTTGTATGGGCCCGGCGACAATTTTGACTTGCAGAATTCCCATGTACTGCCTGCGTTGATCAGAAAGTTTCATGAAGCCAAGCAAAGCAACGCCGAGTCAGTTGTAATTTGGGGGACGGGAACGCCGATGCGAGAATTTTTGTATGTTGATGATATGGCCGATGCGTCAGTCTACCTGATGGAGAATTACTCGGATTTGGATATCGTCAACGTGGGAACCGGTCAGGATGTGACCATTAGAGAATTGGCAGAAACGATACAGAAAGTGGTCGGTTTTGCCGGAAATCTCGAGTTTGATACGACCAAACCTGATGGAACTATGCGTAAATTGTTGGATGTTTCGAAATTGAGCGCCGAAGGCTGGCAAGCGAAAGTGCCTTTAGAACAGGGCATAACCCAGCTTTACGATTGGTATCAGAAAAATCTGGCTTAA
- the uvrD gene encoding DNA helicase II, with protein MDITNIIDPLNDAQRQAVSAPLKPILVLAGAGSGKTRVLVHRIAWLIQVEGVSPHSILAVTFTNKAAAEMRTRVESLLGISARAMWIGTFHGLAHRLLRRHAQQAGLPESFQVMDSDDQLRVIKRILKSLNLDDARWPPKQAQWYINAQKDEGVRARHMADTGDFYLRQMLAVYRMYEEICQQSGLVDFAELLLRAHELLRDVPDVLAFYQSRFLQVLVDEFQDTNTIQYAWLRLLTGGKDNLFVVGDDDQSIYGWRGAKIENIYQFQQHYPGHKVIKLEQNYRSTGHILKAANHVIARNEGRMGKELWTDSGLGDLISLYSAFNEQDEAYFVVERIRKWVSEGGARSDIAILYRSNAQSRQFEERLMNTGTPYRVYGGLRFFERAEVKNALAYLRLIANAEDDASFERVVNTPTRGIGAKSLDDLRLFARDQPLSLWQATEALIAQQRLTPRASGALAGFLKLIGKMAAETASLPLFEKVKWVVEHSGLLEFYQKEKGDKGEARVENLEELVNAAKAYVFDQDNEEQMGELDLFLAHAALESGDMQSGDFEDCVQLMTLHSAKGLEFNLVFVVGMEEGLFPSQQSVEDAGRLEEERRLCYVGMTRAKKQLILTYAESRRIYGRETNPRPSRFLKEIPADTLQEVRLRAQISRPVTAVSTLSDANKASASFRLGQRVSHEKFGEGVVLQIDGSGDQERAQINFSDAGMKWLMLAYANLQRLH; from the coding sequence ATGGACATTACAAATATCATTGATCCTTTAAACGATGCCCAGAGACAAGCTGTTTCTGCCCCCCTTAAGCCTATTTTGGTGCTCGCAGGAGCGGGCAGCGGCAAGACCCGGGTTTTAGTGCATCGCATTGCCTGGCTGATTCAGGTGGAAGGTGTGTCGCCGCACAGCATTTTGGCGGTCACATTTACAAACAAGGCGGCAGCGGAAATGCGCACGCGTGTTGAGAGCCTGCTAGGTATTTCGGCGCGCGCCATGTGGATTGGTACTTTTCACGGCTTGGCGCACCGGCTATTGAGACGCCATGCGCAACAGGCCGGATTGCCGGAATCATTTCAGGTCATGGATTCGGATGATCAGCTCAGAGTCATTAAACGGATTTTAAAGAGCTTGAATCTGGATGATGCGCGCTGGCCGCCCAAACAAGCCCAATGGTATATCAATGCTCAAAAGGACGAGGGTGTTCGTGCCCGGCATATGGCCGATACCGGCGATTTTTATCTTCGCCAAATGTTGGCGGTTTACCGGATGTATGAAGAAATTTGTCAACAATCGGGATTGGTAGACTTTGCCGAGTTATTGCTGCGAGCTCATGAGTTGCTGAGGGATGTTCCTGATGTCTTGGCGTTTTATCAATCACGGTTTTTACAGGTGCTGGTCGACGAGTTTCAGGATACCAACACCATTCAATACGCTTGGTTGCGACTTTTAACCGGGGGTAAGGATAATCTGTTTGTTGTAGGCGATGATGATCAGTCCATCTATGGCTGGCGCGGTGCCAAGATAGAGAATATCTATCAATTTCAACAGCACTATCCGGGGCATAAGGTCATTAAACTGGAGCAGAATTACCGCTCCACCGGACACATATTAAAAGCCGCTAACCATGTGATTGCCCGCAACGAAGGACGGATGGGGAAAGAATTGTGGACCGACTCCGGTCTGGGCGATCTGATTTCACTGTATTCGGCATTCAACGAACAGGACGAAGCCTATTTTGTCGTGGAAAGGATCCGAAAATGGGTGAGCGAAGGCGGAGCGCGCAGTGATATCGCGATTTTATATCGCTCCAATGCGCAATCCCGTCAGTTCGAAGAACGGTTGATGAACACCGGGACGCCTTACCGCGTTTATGGGGGCTTACGCTTTTTCGAACGAGCCGAGGTTAAAAATGCGTTGGCTTATTTGCGGCTGATTGCCAATGCTGAAGATGATGCTTCATTTGAGCGTGTAGTCAATACACCGACGCGGGGCATAGGCGCAAAATCGCTGGATGATTTGCGTCTGTTTGCCCGAGATCAACCCTTGTCGTTATGGCAGGCAACCGAAGCATTAATTGCTCAGCAACGGTTGACACCCAGGGCGTCCGGGGCTTTGGCGGGCTTTCTGAAGCTGATCGGCAAAATGGCGGCAGAGACCGCATCCTTACCGCTTTTTGAAAAAGTCAAATGGGTTGTCGAGCATTCCGGTTTGCTTGAATTCTATCAAAAAGAAAAAGGTGATAAGGGTGAGGCTCGCGTAGAAAATCTGGAAGAGCTGGTCAATGCGGCGAAAGCCTATGTTTTTGATCAGGATAACGAAGAACAAATGGGCGAGCTCGATTTATTTTTGGCTCATGCTGCCTTGGAATCCGGTGATATGCAGAGCGGCGATTTCGAAGACTGTGTTCAGCTGATGACGCTTCACTCTGCCAAAGGACTGGAATTCAATTTGGTTTTTGTCGTGGGGATGGAAGAGGGTTTGTTTCCGTCTCAGCAATCAGTCGAAGATGCCGGACGTTTGGAAGAAGAAAGACGCTTATGCTATGTAGGCATGACCCGGGCCAAGAAACAATTGATTTTGACTTATGCGGAATCACGGCGTATCTACGGACGTGAAACCAATCCCAGGCCGTCGCGGTTTTTAAAAGAGATTCCTGCCGATACACTGCAGGAAGTGAGGCTAAGAGCTCAGATAAGCCGTCCGGTTACAGCCGTTTCGACCCTGTCTGATGCGAATAAAGCGTCCGCTTCATTTAGGTTGGGCCAGCGGGTTAGTCATGAAAAATTTGGGGAAGGTGTGGTGTTGCAAATTGATGGCAGTGGCGATCAGGAACGGGCGCAGATCAATTTCAGCGATGCCGGAATGAAATGGCTGATGCTGGCTTACGCCAATCTTCAGCGGTTGCATTAA
- a CDS encoding CpsD/CapB family tyrosine-protein kinase, which translates to MERIHKALEKAREQRNRPGNKPQPRTGKPNYVTAAAVQEIKYTQTQTVEISQQLLKQNRVVAHLKDNETADLFKILRTKVLQRMSINGWNMLAVTSPTAGVGKSLTAVNLAISLAMEGNHSVLLADLDLRRPNIHHYFGISSPKGIVDYFTDDVPINELFINPSIERLVLLPAGKPIRQSSELLATPKMLNLVNELKNRYSDRLIIVDLPPLMSSDDAMVFLPYVDACLLVVAEGLTTNPEIERSLQLIEEKKYLGSVLNKSAEIWSPAAY; encoded by the coding sequence ATGGAAAGAATACATAAAGCGCTTGAAAAAGCGCGAGAACAAAGAAATCGGCCCGGTAACAAGCCGCAACCGCGAACCGGCAAGCCGAATTATGTGACCGCCGCTGCTGTCCAGGAAATCAAATATACTCAAACCCAGACAGTAGAAATATCCCAGCAATTACTCAAACAAAACCGGGTCGTTGCGCATCTTAAAGATAACGAAACGGCAGATTTGTTCAAGATTTTAAGAACCAAAGTATTACAACGGATGAGCATTAATGGTTGGAATATGCTGGCGGTTACCAGTCCTACTGCGGGCGTTGGAAAATCGCTCACCGCTGTCAATCTGGCGATCAGTCTGGCAATGGAAGGCAATCATTCGGTGTTACTGGCGGATCTGGATTTACGGAGGCCGAATATTCATCACTATTTCGGGATTTCCTCGCCTAAAGGCATCGTCGATTATTTCACCGATGACGTGCCTATCAATGAGTTGTTTATTAATCCCAGTATTGAAAGGCTGGTGCTCTTGCCGGCGGGCAAGCCGATCAGACAGTCGTCCGAATTGCTGGCCACACCAAAAATGTTGAATTTGGTTAACGAGCTGAAAAATCGCTATTCAGATCGGTTGATTATCGTCGATCTGCCGCCGTTGATGAGTTCCGATGACGCAATGGTTTTTTTGCCTTATGTGGATGCCTGTTTACTCGTGGTGGCTGAAGGTTTAACGACTAATCCCGAGATAGAACGGAGCTTACAGTTAATCGAAGAGAAAAAATATCTGGGATCAGTATTGAATAAATCTGCTGAAATCTGGTCACCCGCAGCGTATTAG
- the gmd gene encoding GDP-mannose 4,6-dehydratase, which produces MAKTALITGITGQDGAYLAEFLLKKGYVVHGIKRRASLFNTNRIDHLYQDPHIENRNFILHYGDLVDSSNLVRIVQQVQPDEIYNLGAQSHVAVSFESPEYTADVDALGTLRILEAIRILGLEKKTRFYQASTSELFGLVQEIPQRETTPFYPRSPYAVAKMYAYWITVNYREAYGIYGCNGILFNHESPLRGETFVTRKITRAIARIKLDLQDCLYLGNLDSLRDWGHAKDYVEMQWLMLQQEQPEDFVIATGVQYSVRQFVDAAAKELDIAIRWEGEGVDEKGYNEANGKCIVAVDPRYFRPTEVETLLGDPTKAKERLGWTPKITFHELVAEMVREDLKDAERDELCQRQGYKTFNFHE; this is translated from the coding sequence ATGGCTAAAACAGCATTAATTACCGGCATTACCGGACAAGACGGCGCCTATCTGGCTGAGTTTCTGCTCAAGAAAGGCTATGTCGTGCATGGGATCAAACGCCGCGCATCATTATTCAATACCAATCGAATTGACCACCTTTATCAAGACCCGCACATAGAAAATCGTAATTTCATCCTTCATTATGGCGACTTGGTCGATTCAAGCAATCTGGTGCGCATCGTTCAGCAAGTTCAACCGGACGAAATTTATAACTTAGGTGCGCAAAGTCATGTTGCGGTTTCGTTTGAATCCCCTGAATACACGGCCGACGTCGATGCTCTGGGAACCTTGAGAATTCTTGAAGCCATCCGCATTTTAGGGCTGGAAAAAAAGACCCGGTTTTATCAGGCTTCAACGTCCGAATTGTTTGGTCTGGTTCAGGAAATTCCGCAACGGGAAACGACGCCGTTCTATCCGCGTTCACCTTATGCGGTGGCAAAAATGTATGCTTACTGGATTACCGTGAATTACCGGGAAGCCTATGGAATTTATGGTTGTAACGGCATCTTGTTTAATCACGAATCGCCGTTACGGGGCGAAACCTTCGTAACCCGCAAAATTACGCGAGCTATCGCAAGAATTAAGCTGGACCTGCAGGATTGTTTGTATCTGGGCAATCTTGATTCCTTGAGAGATTGGGGCCACGCTAAAGATTATGTGGAAATGCAGTGGTTAATGTTGCAACAAGAACAACCGGAAGATTTCGTCATAGCAACCGGAGTTCAATATTCGGTAAGACAATTTGTTGATGCTGCCGCCAAGGAATTAGATATTGCTATCCGCTGGGAGGGCGAGGGTGTTGATGAAAAAGGGTATAACGAAGCCAACGGAAAATGCATTGTAGCGGTTGATCCGCGTTACTTCAGACCGACAGAAGTTGAAACGCTGCTGGGCGATCCAACAAAAGCCAAGGAAAGATTGGGCTGGACACCGAAAATCACCTTCCATGAATTAGTGGCGGAAATGGTCAGAGAGGATCTTAAAGATGCCGAGCGTGATGAACTTTGTCAGCGTCAAGGTTATAAAACCTTTAATTTCCATGAATAA
- a CDS encoding YgaP family membrane protein, whose amino-acid sequence MNFDVKRMVKFEHNIGVPEKKYRMFGGAALVLASLFTAKILLIIVGMILIATAYSGWCPVYSGLNKSTLTPDSPAAPESSIEESESHKD is encoded by the coding sequence ATGAATTTTGATGTCAAGCGAATGGTTAAATTTGAACACAACATCGGCGTTCCGGAAAAGAAATATCGCATGTTTGGCGGCGCGGCTCTGGTTTTAGCCTCACTCTTTACCGCGAAGATACTGTTAATAATAGTGGGCATGATATTGATAGCCACAGCTTATTCAGGATGGTGTCCCGTTTATTCAGGGCTTAACAAAAGCACTCTGACTCCGGATTCCCCAGCGGCACCTGAAAGCTCAATTGAAGAATCAGAAAGTCATAAAGA
- a CDS encoding GumC family protein, whose protein sequence is MEEENTKGLQDYVAMFKRQRGKLLLIASGLFLLTILVAISLPSVYKATATILIEQQEIPPDLVRSTVTSYADQRIQVISQRVMTSSNLKRIIDKFGLYVDEQKANPLSVVLETMKEDIQLEMVSADVVDPVSGRPTQATIAFTLAFSSKSPKIAQEVANELVSLYLDENLKRRSEVAAETTSFLGLEAAKLSEQIANLETELAIFKEKNASSLPQLQNFNMQLMDKTEQQVIEVDRQINALNERKVYLEAELSQLNPNTNIYSATGERIYGSEDRLKALEAEFIALSARYSGNHPDIAKTKREIEALRKEVGATDNGELLTQLTSKRAELATLIDRYSESHPDVKKLRKEISSLEAQLNRPLSVSLPKSTAKPDNPAYIQLKAQLEAAEAELRAQRTSKESLRQKLGEYEKSILQAPQVEREYQSLMRDYENATVKYREVKAKQMEADMAQAMEKDRKGERFSLIEPPMFPEEPFKPNRKAIIFLGLILSIGSSFGFAVVKESLSSAIFGSRAVLAVTGLAPLVVLPYIETDEDISKNQSTKLKIIFSIIGALIAVILFFHFVIKPLDVLWYVVMRKLGLG, encoded by the coding sequence ATGGAAGAAGAGAACACCAAAGGCTTGCAGGATTACGTAGCCATGTTTAAACGGCAACGCGGAAAGCTGTTGCTGATTGCCTCCGGATTGTTTCTATTGACCATCTTGGTGGCTATCAGTTTGCCCTCTGTTTACAAGGCAACGGCCACCATCCTGATTGAACAACAGGAAATCCCGCCCGATTTGGTACGTTCAACAGTAACCAGTTATGCCGACCAACGGATTCAGGTCATCAGCCAGCGAGTCATGACCTCATCCAATCTCAAACGCATCATCGACAAATTCGGTCTATATGTAGACGAACAGAAAGCTAATCCATTGAGCGTCGTTCTTGAAACGATGAAAGAAGATATTCAACTCGAAATGGTCAGTGCCGATGTCGTTGATCCGGTAAGCGGCAGGCCAACGCAGGCAACTATTGCTTTTACCTTGGCGTTCAGTAGTAAATCTCCCAAAATTGCGCAGGAAGTTGCCAATGAGCTGGTCAGCCTTTATCTTGATGAAAACCTGAAAAGGCGTTCCGAAGTAGCGGCTGAAACTACCAGTTTTCTTGGCCTGGAAGCCGCCAAGCTCAGTGAGCAAATTGCCAATCTGGAAACGGAATTGGCTATTTTTAAAGAAAAAAATGCGAGCAGCCTGCCTCAATTGCAAAACTTTAATATGCAGTTGATGGATAAAACCGAACAACAAGTGATTGAAGTTGATCGTCAAATCAATGCCTTAAACGAACGCAAAGTCTATCTAGAGGCAGAGCTATCCCAGTTAAATCCAAACACCAATATTTATTCTGCAACCGGTGAGAGAATTTACGGTTCTGAAGACCGTTTAAAAGCCCTGGAAGCGGAGTTTATTGCGTTAAGTGCGCGTTACAGCGGCAATCACCCCGATATAGCCAAAACAAAAAGGGAAATAGAAGCGCTGCGTAAAGAAGTCGGAGCAACCGACAATGGCGAGTTACTCACTCAATTGACCAGCAAACGAGCTGAACTGGCAACCCTAATAGACCGTTATTCGGAATCTCATCCGGATGTCAAAAAACTAAGAAAAGAAATAAGCAGCCTGGAAGCGCAGTTAAATCGGCCGCTATCCGTGTCGTTGCCCAAATCGACAGCCAAACCCGATAACCCTGCATATATTCAACTTAAAGCGCAACTGGAAGCGGCCGAAGCCGAATTAAGAGCTCAGCGTACTTCAAAAGAATCTCTGAGGCAAAAATTGGGTGAATATGAAAAAAGTATTCTGCAAGCGCCTCAAGTGGAGCGTGAATACCAGTCACTGATGCGAGATTATGAAAATGCGACGGTTAAATACCGCGAAGTTAAAGCCAAACAAATGGAAGCGGATATGGCTCAAGCCATGGAAAAAGACCGTAAAGGCGAACGCTTTTCGTTAATCGAGCCGCCGATGTTCCCTGAAGAACCTTTTAAACCGAACCGTAAAGCCATTATTTTCCTGGGTTTGATTCTTTCCATAGGCAGTTCGTTTGGTTTTGCCGTGGTCAAGGAAAGTCTGAGCAGTGCCATATTCGGTTCCAGGGCGGTTTTAGCGGTTACCGGCCTGGCCCCTCTGGTGGTCTTGCCCTATATCGAAACCGATGAAGATATTTCAAAAAATCAAAGCACAAAATTGAAGATTATTTTTTCAATAATCGGGGCCCTCATTGCCGTCATCCTCTTTTTTCATTTTGTAATAAAGCCATTGGATGTGCTCTGGTATGTCGTAATGAGAAAGTTAGGTTTGGGTTGA
- a CDS encoding porin family protein: MTSHLLRTPIGTVLLVLALLPFPGHAREWYAQPSSSLRTFYDDNLLLRQSDDKFEAFGATLSAKSKFGVRSEIYDIAGDARVDINRYEARDNIDSENFFFNGFSTYNLTDRNQFGLKGNYTMDNSIISEFDASGLVQALVDRTSWSIDPSWTYRLTERASLTGSYNHTDVSFAENTSNNFLTSYATDSATLNYSLQWTERLLWYSAVSALRFDVPETTTSVTGTVQLPISGGSIIVPGISDTTSGSVSDMYTFQTGVRFNITETWDSELMAGGRWTEVESTQFQVFRPSPGIPIQPITFGSTSPESSSGLGYLLTASTTKRFEKSSIGARFYQDVRPTANGVLQEYMGLTLDGEHRLNEHLRLNLTASATQQTSAANEDQPSRFDRDAYMVEPKLSWLIDRHMTLTGGYRYRSQEFTANNSGMQESNSVYFLFNYQWDKFAISR; the protein is encoded by the coding sequence ATGACGTCTCACCTTCTAAGAACTCCGATAGGAACGGTTCTGCTCGTTCTGGCTTTGCTGCCTTTTCCGGGGCATGCAAGAGAATGGTATGCGCAGCCGTCTTCCAGTTTGCGCACTTTTTATGATGACAACTTATTGCTTAGGCAGAGCGATGATAAATTTGAGGCATTCGGTGCGACGTTATCGGCCAAGTCAAAATTCGGGGTGCGCTCCGAAATTTACGATATTGCTGGCGACGCCAGGGTCGACATCAATCGTTACGAAGCGAGAGACAACATCGACAGTGAGAATTTCTTTTTTAATGGCTTTAGCACTTACAACTTGACCGACAGGAACCAGTTCGGGCTGAAAGGCAATTACACGATGGATAACAGTATCATCAGCGAATTTGATGCTTCCGGTTTAGTTCAAGCGCTAGTTGATAGAACATCTTGGTCAATTGACCCCAGTTGGACTTATAGGCTGACTGAGCGAGCAAGCCTGACCGGCAGTTACAACCATACGGACGTGTCGTTTGCAGAAAATACCTCAAATAATTTTTTGACCAGCTATGCTACTGATTCTGCTACCTTAAATTACTCCTTGCAGTGGACTGAAAGGCTATTGTGGTACAGCGCGGTGAGTGCCTTAAGGTTTGATGTGCCCGAGACTACAACAAGTGTAACTGGTACGGTCCAGCTGCCAATTAGCGGCGGTTCCATAATTGTTCCTGGTATATCTGATACTACCAGCGGATCGGTCAGTGATATGTATACGTTCCAAACAGGCGTTCGGTTTAATATTACCGAGACCTGGGACAGTGAATTGATGGCCGGTGGGCGGTGGACAGAAGTCGAGAGTACGCAATTTCAAGTGTTCAGACCCTCCCCTGGAATTCCTATACAGCCGATAACCTTTGGTAGCACATCCCCTGAATCATCCAGCGGCCTGGGCTACCTTTTAACAGCCAGCACCACCAAGCGCTTTGAAAAAAGCTCGATTGGCGCCCGGTTCTACCAGGATGTCAGACCCACGGCTAATGGTGTGCTCCAGGAATATATGGGTTTGACGCTGGACGGTGAACACCGTCTCAATGAACACTTGAGACTCAATCTGACGGCTTCAGCCACGCAACAGACGTCCGCCGCTAATGAAGACCAGCCCAGTCGCTTTGACCGCGATGCTTATATGGTGGAGCCCAAACTCAGCTGGTTAATCGATAGACATATGACCTTAACTGGCGGCTACCGTTATCGTTCACAGGAATTTACTGCTAATAACTCAGGTATGCAAGAATCGAACAGTGTTTATTTTCTGTTCAATTATCAATGGGATAAATTTGCTATTTCCCGTTGA